The following nucleotide sequence is from Penicillium digitatum chromosome 5, complete sequence.
GCATATCACATATgccaaaaaaatcaaaatcctCGATGATGCATCGGTGGAGTCTGCTGATCAAACTCCTGCTGCTCGGAGGATTCCCATCTACGAGAAGGTAATCAAGGAATTCAATTGCGAGCGAGAACTATTCAAACAGTTTACAAGCCTGCAGTGCTAGAAGAACGAAGCGGCGAGATCGAGTACCGAGTTGTCAACAACGATGGCTCCATCGAAAGTATGATTATACTCACAGGCCTCAAATGCCTCTTTCAGAAGCAACTACCCAAAATGCCAAAAGACTATATCGCACGTCTCGTCTACGATCGCAGTCATTTATCTATGGCCATTGTCAAGATGCCTTTGCAGGTAATTGGCGGAATCACATACCGGGAGTTTCGACAGCGCCAGTTTGCCGAAATTGTTTTTTGCGCAGTTTCGGCTGACCAGCAAGTGAAAGGTTATGGAGCGCATATTATGGCCCATCTGAAGGATTATGTCAGAGCTACCTCCCCAGTGATGCATTTTCTAACTTACGCCGATAATTATGCCACCGGGTACTTTCAAAAGCAAGGTTTCACCAAAGATATCACTTTGGAAAAATCTATCTGGATGGGGTACATCAAAGATTACGAAGGGGGAACACTTATGCAATGCTCCATGGTTCCTCGAATACGTTATCTCGAAGTGGGTCGTATGCTTCTCAAGCAGAAGGAATCTGTTCTAGCCAAAATACGTACCTTCAGCAAGAATCATGTTATTCACCCACCACCTCAGCAATGGGCTAGCGGTG
It contains:
- a CDS encoding Histone acetyltransferase GCN5; this encodes MEEAESQSIVADSRPDLLAAKRPASEELHITYAKKIKILDDASVESADQTPAARRIPIYEKPAVLEERSGEIEYRVVNNDGSIESMIILTGLKCLFQKQLPKMPKDYIARLVYDRSHLSMAIVKMPLQVIGGITYREFRQRQFAEIVFCAVSADQQVKGYGAHIMAHLKDYVRATSPVMHFLTYADNYATGYFQKQGFTKDITLEKSIWMGYIKDYEGGTLMQCSMVPRIRYLEVGRMLLKQKESVLAKIRTFSKNHVIHPPPQQWASGVITPIDPLSIPAIRATGWSPDMDELSREPRRGPHYNELRRFLNHIQNHKHAWPFVSPVNKDEVPDYYAVITSPMDLSTIEERLNADFYSGPNDLVPDLQLIFSNCRQYNDATTVYTKCAVQLEKYMRKLIREIPEWYDLHEQ